The Flavobacteriales bacterium genomic sequence CTGCCTTTGCCGTTGGTGCCTGCTACGTGTATGGTCTTGAAGGTGTTTTCGGGGTGATCGAGGTAGTCCATCAAATCCCAAGTGGCCTGCAGATCGGCTTTATACGCTGCCGCCCCCACACGCTGGTACATGGGCAGCTGAGCGAAGAGCCAAGCGGTAGCTTCTTGGTAGGTCATGGGGAAGTTGAATTAAGCATTGCGAAAATAGCGAACAACTATGAACCGTGGATCATGAACCATGGACAAGTCAATTTGCTTCGCAAGTTAATCTCGGCTTCGCCGAAGTTGATTCGCTCAGAGAGCGAGTTAAATGGGTTTTAACTCCTTCGGAATTCACTTGGCGTTCGCCAAATTCACTCGCGCGAAGCGCGAATTCTCTTCCACTTATAACACTTATGAAACCTATCTGATTCCACCCCCAACCCCCGCCAGCGGGGGACGGTTTGTTCGTTTTGCATCAAGGCAAAATGAACGGATATGAAAGTAGTAAGAATGGAAATGGTTGAATCGTATGGAATGTCTAAAAGTCATCAATTCACGAATTGATTACGCCAATTTGATTTGTAGTATTGAACCTCATGGAGAGTTTGACCTTTCGTTTGTGTATGAGAAAGAAGGAGGCGATGAATACTGATTTTGATGCATTAATGGTGTATATTTACACCAAATGATTAACAATGAATCGACAAAGCATTTCTTTTACGGAACCGAATGATAAGTGGATGAAAGCCCAAATTGAGAGCAAAGAATACAGCAGTAAGAGCGAGTTGGTTAATGACCTGATTCGCCAGGCCCGGCGGGCTGAAAAGGAAAATGAACTTATTCGCAAGAAGCTCGAGACCGCTGAGCAAGGAGGCTTCACTAACTCAAGTCCTGAGCAAATCCTAGCCGAGAGCGAGGAACGGTGATTCGCCTTGCGAGTATATTCCCCGTATGCGAGTAAATCGGCGCTTTGCGCAGGGATAAGAATATTGATATGTGAAGGGACTCTTGTCCCCGGGTTTTAACCCGAGGATTATGTTACAAGGTAGAGAACTAAGAACTCAACACCGAACTGTCGTTTCCGTTAGCCGCAGGTGAGGAATGAGCGAAATTGCGTTTTGCGAAGCAAAAAAGAGCACGATGCGAAATGACGAGCGGTTGCGCGAAAGCGCAATCGGCATAGCGGGACGACTTGACTTTTTGGGCTACTTTTTATCAAGAAAAAGTAGCGAATATTCGTTTAGCATCAAGGCAAAATGAACGTATTGAAGGGGTTATGG encodes the following:
- a CDS encoding CopG family transcriptional regulator; amino-acid sequence: MNRQSISFTEPNDKWMKAQIESKEYSSKSELVNDLIRQARRAEKENELIRKKLETAEQGGFTNSSPEQILAESEER